The Humulus lupulus chromosome 3, drHumLupu1.1, whole genome shotgun sequence genome window below encodes:
- the LOC133823661 gene encoding histone chaperone RTT106-like — translation MKFLQITEIPKSLIATRWLKTNFLYVDSIALLNSEMFHLPTKERHFTKLIQDCNELAVVASASEMRYSKAKEDIKKLLAALKLLEIDANLPPEISENNSKEEEIYATEEDDDEIYATEEVDDEIYATEDEDDEDEQNKEDEGDHNERDDVNDNLDDFEGNGWSDMVEDEYDGAWSQI, via the exons ATGAAATTTTTGCAAATCACTGAGATCCCAAAATCTCTTATTGCCACACGATGGCTGAAGACTAATTTTCTGTATGTAGATTCTATTGCTCTGCTTAATTCAGAGATGTTCCATTTACCAACGAAAGAGCGCCACTTCACAAAGTTGATACAAGACTGCAATGAATTGGCAGTCGTTGCATCCGCGAGTGAGATGCGATACAGTAAGGCCAAGGAGGATATTAAAAAGCTACTTGCAGCATTGAAATTATTGGAAATTGATG CCAATCTACCGCCTGAAATATCTGAAAACAACAGCAAAGAGGAGGAAATATATGCCACTGAAGAAGATGATGACGAAATATATGCCACCGAAGAAGTTGATGACGAAATATATGCcactgaagatgaagatgacGAAGACGAACAAAATAAAGAAGATGAGGGGGACCACAATGAAAGGGATGATGTGAATGACAATTTGGACGACTTTGAAGGCaatggttggtcagatatggtgGAGGACGAATATGATGGTGCTTGGTCACAAATTTAA
- the LOC133820936 gene encoding polygalacturonase At1g48100, whose protein sequence is MKKNKSSSLLIVLLILVLILVTFSTISVEARKHQTKKNKPHKHKKDKGGRSSSGNNNDSPCPSPGPVPAQPPSGSNIFNVLSFGAKGDGVSDDSKALLAAWEAACKVSGATVIIPSKYKFLIKPITLQGPCMPHLILQIDGTLLAPPKIGSWQKYNLFQWIFFKWINSFTIQGTGVVDGQGSNWWSLSQAYNAQKKSKYIPEMKPTALRFYSSYDVTVRNIQIINSPQCHLKFDSSKRIKVDNITISSPESSPNTDGIHLQNSQDVEIHHSNIGCGDDCVSIQTGCSNVHVHHINCGPGHGISLGSLGKDKTVACVSNIVVENTSIRNTLSGVRIKTWQGGLGSVKNVSFSNIQVTDVKVPIMIDQYYCDKNSFCKNQSGAVAISGVKYDRIIGTFSAQPIHLACSKEIPCTDVDLIDIQLSPSPGYRGLKQALCSNSYGKSEAPLVPSSIDYCVRGAGGPVRRTERSHEHMCFPGKLV, encoded by the exons ATGAAGAAAAATAAGAGCTCATCACTTCTGATTGTTCTGCTTATCTTGGTCCTAATCTTGGTTACGTTTTCTACAATCTCAGTCGAAGCAAGAAAGCACCAAACTAAGAAGAACAAACCACACAAGCATAAAAAAGATAAaggtggtcgtagtagtagtggtaataaTAATGATTCTCCATGTCCATCTCCAGGTCCAGTGCCAGCTCAACCTCCTTCCGGGTCTAACATTTTCAATGTCTTGTCTTTTGGAGCCAAAGGTGATGGAGTTTCAGATGATTCCAAG GCACTTCTAGCAGCATGGGAAGCTGCATGCAAAGTTTCTGGTGCCACAGTAATAATTCCATCAAAATACAAGTTTCTTATCAAGCCCATAACTCTTCAAGGCCCTTGTATGCCTCACCTAATTCTTCAG ATTGATGGTACTCTATTGGCTCCTCCAAAAATAGGGTCCTGGCAGAAATACAATTTATTTCAATGGATATTCTTCAAATGGATCAATAGTTTCACCATCCAAGGCACTGGTGTTGTTGATGGTCAAGGCTCTAACTGGTGGTCTCTCTCCCAAGCTTACAACGCTCAG AAGAAATCCAAGTATATTCCGGAAATGAAACCTACT GCTTTGAGATTCTATTCAAGCTATGATGTCACAGTTCGAAACATTCAAATCATAAACAGCCCTCAGTGTCATCTCAAATTTGACAGCTCTAAGCGGATCAAAGTTGACAATATTACAATATCTTCACCAGAAAGTAGCCCCAACACAGATGGTATTCACCTGCAAAACTCTCAGGACGTAGAGATTCATCATTCAAATATTGGGTGTG GAGATGACTGTGTATCCATACAGACCGGTTGCTCAAATGTTCATGTTCATCATATTAATTGTGGCCCTGGACATGGTATAAG cTTAGGAAGTCTAGGAAAAGACAAAACTGTTGCTTGTGTTTCCAATATCGTTGTTGAAAATACTTCAATTCGAAACACTTTATCAGGAGTAAGAATCAAAACTTGGCAG GGAGGGCTTGGATCAGTGAAAAATGTGTCATTCTCCAATATCCAAGTTACTGATGTGAAAGTTCCTATAATGATAGACCAGTACTACTGTGACAAGAACTCATTTTGCAAGAACCAAAGTGGGGCAGTGGCAATTTCAGGGGTTAAGTATGATCGAATAATTGGAACTTTCTCAGCTCAGCCTATTCATCTTGCTTGTAGCAAAGAAATCCCATGCACAGATGTTGATCTCATTGATATTCAGCTTAGTCCTTCACCTGGGTACAGAGGATTAAAGCAAGCCTTATGCTCAAACTCATACGGGAAATCAGAGGCTCCATTGGTTCCTTCAAGCATTGACTATTGCGTGAGAGGTGCTGGTGGCCCAGTTAGGAGAACAGAAAGGTCACATGAGCATATGTGTTTCCCTGGGAAATTGGTATAG
- the LOC133823660 gene encoding protein FAR1-RELATED SEQUENCE 5-like: protein MDISAGFSFENFNKILERLGIVKDPAKITRQELVGKTFDDVGAAEKKFTTYTILMGFGVRKGTRRTYRDADLTIRSWVCSCEGRRDEKWCKMQPRRHEPKAVTRMDCKVVLCVKKVKATRKWIVKKFVHNDSHPLLSQNHIAFLRSHRKVPDGTLEQARFMRKSGIQTCKIMSFMALQHGGYDKLPFLLKDLYNKLTEDDKVELAELDASKAIGYLKHKSDNDDQLFCKYTFDQENGLESMIWADGKCRKDYENFGHALAFDTTYKTNQYGNPLLILLGLNNHFKTTISSYAILHNEKEQTYLWVLQSFLECMNEKAPKTVITDGCCRVSECLLS from the coding sequence ATGGACATTTCAGCAGGGTTTTCTTTCGAAAATTTCAACAAAATTTTGGAACGTCTTGGTATTGTCAAGGATCCAGCTAAAATAACTCGACAAGAATTAGTTGGCAAAACATTTGATGATGTTGGGGCTGCTGAAAAAAAATTCACAACCTACACAATATTAATGGGATTTGGTGTTCGAAAGGGAACAAGAAGAACCTACAGGGATGCTGATCTGACGATACGAAGTTGGGTTTGCTCATGCGAAGGTCGTAGGGACGAGAAATGGTGTAAAATGCAGCCAAGGAGACATGAGCCTAAGGCAGTTACTAGGATGGATTGCAAAGTGGTTTTATGTGTTAAAAAAGTAAAAGCAACTAGAAAATGGATAGTGAAGAAGTTTGTTCATAATGATTCCCATCCTTTACTATCACAAAACCATATAGCATTCTTAAGATCCCACAGGAAGGTACCAGATGGGACCTTAGAACAAGCAAGATTTATGAGGAAATCAGGTATTCAAACTTGTAAAATTATGTCATTCATGGCTTTGCAACATGGTGGTTACGACAAACTCCCTTTTTTACTTAAAGACCTTTACAACAAGCTCACTGAAGACGATAAAGTGGAATTGGCTGAGTTAGATGCTTCTAAAGCTATTGGATACCTAAAGCATAAATCTGATAATGATGACCAATTGTTTTGTAAGTACACTTTCGACCAAGAAAATGGGCTAGAGTCAATGATATGGGCAGACGGGAAGTGTAGGAAAGACTATGAAAATTTTGGCCACGCATTAGCTTTTGACACAACATATAAGACCAACCAATATGGAAACCCGTTACTAATCTTGTTAGGATTGAACAACCACTTCAAGACAACCATTTCTTCTTATGCAATTTTGCATAATGAAAAGGAACAGACTTATTTATGGGTGCTTCAATCTTTCTTGGAGTGCATGAATGAAAAAGCTCCAAAAACAGTGATAACAGATGGTTGTTGTAGAGTttcagaatgtttacttagttag